Sequence from the Methanosarcina siciliae T4/M genome:
TTCGAGCACCTGGACAGGGTCTTCCTCTTCTCCGAATCCTTTCCTTCCGGAAACTCTTGCCTTTCGGATATATCTGCTGACTTTTCCAAGGTCAAGATCTTCAAGAGACTTTCCAGCCGCTGGAAACCTATCCCAGCTCATTCCGGTAGATTGCAGGTGCATCTCTGCAATTTCCTGCGAATTCATACTCCGATTGCTGTTATTTACCCGTTTGAAGCACCTGCCCCGGACAGATACAGGTTTTATGGGATATTCTGGGATTTTTACCGCTACAACCTTCTTTCCCTCAAATTCAAGTACCTCTATCTCAGAGATTAGCTGTGGCTCGGTTTTGTCTGATACCTGGTTTGCCCATTTTGCCAGGGTCTCTTTCCCAATATCTACTCCAGTGATATTTCCTTTGTCAGAAACCCCAATAAGGATCATTCCGCCTTTCGCATTGGCAAAAGCTACAGCTGATTCTACGGTTCTGTCATCGAATTTCTCTTTGAATTCGAGGGTTTCGGATTCGCCGGATTTAATGAGGTTTTGGAGATTCATTTTATACTTCTCACGTTAAAACACATTAGATGTATGTATTGAAAATCAAACAATTAACAATTACTTAATATACTATGAACTCTTCCGTATGCTTTTTCCTCATCAGTTTCATGCGTTTGGGCACATAATACGTTAATTATTTTTTCGACACGTTCTGAATACCATTCAGAGGATCCTACATCAGAAAGTAAGTTATTATCAGTATCAAAAGTGTCTTGGATGTTTTTATTTTTTAGGCATGCAGCAAAATAACTGAGCATGCCTTTTAAATTCTCGTAGTCACTATAAGAATACCAATAATTAGCGTTTGCATAAGATATTGCGCAGCATTCAATCGCAAAAGAAGAAACTGAAAAGTTATACTGTTTTTTTATATACTTCAAAATCCTTACAATATTTTTGAAATTATAATTTTTTTGTGCTAATTCATTAATTAATTTTATATCTTGTTGTGGATTTGTAAGTATCCATCCGTTATTAAGGTCTCCCTTTGGAATATCATAAAAAAACACTCCTGGCTGTAAAGTACTTTCAAATATACCAGCTGGAACCAAGTCAATGTTTATATCTTTACTTTCAATCCGTGCGGTTATTGCCTGACCGTTCCTCTCTGGCGCTGTTCCTCCATAACTTTCTACAACTTCAGTCACAATTCCTTTAAGCCAATTCAACGTTTTTGCAGGACTAACTCCGCTCCCATCTGATTTCTTGTATTTTTCATCATATTTATGGTTTGGATTATTTTTCCCTACCCCATTTCCTACTATTTGCCCATTTTGAGTAAATTGGCCTCCATAGGAATCAATCACAACAAGAACATCATACTCATCAACGTTTGAAACTTTTGTTCCTTTGAAGTAACTTCCAAAATATAAGAATGGCTGAGGTCCATAAAGAACAGGTTCATTTACTCTTTGTTCAATTTTACTTTTGATTCTATCAAGAAACCAATCTCTGCTCTTTGCGGATTCAGAAATATCTGTCCGACTTAATGAAATTTCATCCTTAATGAATTTATTAATAAGTTTATTCATGTCCGCCATAAAATTCCCCATTAAGTGTTTAGCTCTTCCTCAGTGTATAATTCCTCTCCAGCTTGGAAACCTTTTAGAGATTTAACATAATCGCTTTTATTTGTAGGAAAAGAATTTGCAGCAAGGTTGATTTCAGCAATCTCTAAAGATAATTCCTCTATTTTTTCAATTATCTGATTCTCACTTAGCACTCCATCCAATATGTATGAGTTAATTCGATCACATTTTTTAGCCAAGTCAAGATAGCTACTAGCAACAGTTCTATGACCGTCTATTTGAGGACATAAATTAAAATATTCTCTAACTGCAACAAGTAAAGCTCCGGTAAATGCTATAAACGCCCCAATATATTTCGCAAAATCCGTATCATTTTCAAAAATTAGATAAAAAAATACTGAACCAGTAAAAATATTCAGTATAACTATAATGGCACCGACTATGTTATTGACTTTTTCTTTTCTATCTGCTGCATTAAAATGCTTTTTCTTGCCAAGTAAAGCATCAACTCTTATTTTTTTTATTTGTTTTACTGTGTGCTCAAGTGACATAGATTCCTCTTAATTTTTTCTTAATAGGTCAAAAACGGAAGATGTTGAAGTTTATATCTTTGCAACTAATCCCTTAAATTTCTCATAATTCACCTTAACCCCATCATCCAGATCAATCTCAATCATCTGATCCGCTTTATTCTTTAGAAGTTCATCATACTTAACGAGCTCATTGATCTTTTTATTAAGTTTAGCAAGTTCTGACTCGGCTTTTCCACTATTCTTGGAATTCTCAGTAATTTCTTTTTCCAGAAGCGACCTCTGAGCATCCAGCTTCGACTCAAAGTCCAGCAGATAATCGATCCTCATCTTCGCCAGGGTAGTTTTTTCGTACCTGTGCATGTAAACGAGCGCATTGAACACTTTTCCTTTTTCTGAAGAAGTAAAGAGCCAGTAAATAGGCCTTTTCTTATACATCTTCAGGTGATCGCTGTAGAAATCCTTCAGGAAATAGTTTCGGATAACTTTTTCAGGAGTTTCAGCCTTCTTTGAAAGTGCCCCTGCAATAAAGTCAAGATTTTCTGAAAGCGTCTCCGCCCCGAAAGTTAACTTCAAGAACTCTTTGAACCTGCCTACGATGTCGTCCGTGTAATATTCGTCATCGAGGATCGGAATGATATTGTCTTCGTCCGGCAGGAAAGAAGCCTCAGGTACTTTTTCTTTAAAATCAGCCAGCTTTTCTCCCTGATTTGCAAGAATCAGTCCTTCTTTTTCTGGTGAGTATCTTCCGAACATGCAGCCGACAGCATAAGAAATTAATTCTTTGATTGTATCTGTCAGTAGCAGAGCTTCAAGTTCCTTTTCTGTTTTGTTGTTGCCATATCGATAATATGGATTGCAGGTTAGAGTGATTTCAGAAAGTGGAATCTCGGGGGTTAATTCGCCCTGCAATCCATAGGCCTCGATGAAAATACGGTTATTTTCTTCTTCCAGTCGCTGCATTTCAAGAGTCATTTCTTGCCAGTGGGTGCAGAGGTTGGTGTAAGTTTCCTTCAAGGTTGGTTGGTGGTATTCCGATTTTAATAATGGAAAGGTGGTGAAGCCACAGGAGATTTCGTAGGAGTCCCAATCTTGCTTACTAAAATCAACAAGATAGCTCACATTGTTTGTAATAGTTTCATTTTTTATTTGTGCCCTAGGCACATTGATAACATCTCCAACCTGTAAAACTAAGGTTGGATTAAGGATTTTATATACTTCTTTTGATATCTTGGAGGACAACATTCCCAATACATAATAAATGTCATTCTCGTCGTTTTGTTTGGGAAATATCGAAGTTCCAGCAGTTTCATAAGTTGCTGATGAAGGTAAAAGTCTAAAACCAACATTTTCACTTGAAGTGATTCTACTCCAAGTAATTCCTTCTTTGTACCAATATTTTTTATTTAAAAGCCTTGCTACCTTGTCTTTTGAATAGTGATTACGTGTTTCAGGCAACCAGTTAATTAGATGTATAATATTTCCGTACCATCTGCGGAATTCTCCCCCCTTTGCACAGGGGAGCCACTTGAAATCCTCTCTATTTTCTATAAATGTGGTGTTTTTGGATACTTCCCATAAGAATCTCATGTATTTCTCATTGTCACCTGTTTTGTTAGCTCCATCGGAGAAAAAGGTTTCACTTAATGGCGGTAAATTCGAAAAAGCATTCCTCATACTTTTGCTCGTCCAATAAGCAATCGGCGAACCAGGGATTTTCAGGAAGTCGGCGGCGGAGGCGCGGAAGAACCAGCCACAGTCAGGATCTTGAATGGCTTCTAATGCTTTTAAGGGCTGTAAATCTGCACCATAAAATTTCTGTAGGTCTATAAATGAACCTTTAAAATTACTTAAATCTCTTGTAAAGAGAGTAAAACCACAGATTGTTACATAGGCTGAATCGAAAAAAGCATGAAATTCAGGGCGTACTAGAGTCGTAAGGGTACATTTTGCAAAAATATTATGGCGAAGCTTTTCAAACGAACTGAGGAACATCCAATTGAAAGGGGTCATCATACCTATGAAACCGCCTTTTTGCGCCATTTCCATAATCCGTTCAATAAAAGCTGAAAATAGATCCGATTTCGTATCAGTATAATATTTCTGAAGGAAATTTTTTAGATCGGAATTAATTCCCTTGTTCCCCATATAAGGCGGGTTGGCTATAACCGCATGATATTTCGGGTTGAGATAATCAGCCTGATTCAGAGTCTGCATAACTTTCTGATGAGTTGAAAGTTGGGAGAGGTTACCTGAAAGGTTTTTAGCCCCCAGCAGGTGCAAAAGATCTGATACATCCTTTGAAGTTGGGTGGATAAGTGAACCGAAATTGCCAGCCTCAGCAAATTGGAGTAGAGTTGCTCTATGGGCGCTGGTAAAAAGGTCACGTCCGACTGCATCTATGTAAGCATTGAGTTCTCCTTCCTCAAAAGCGACATTTTCCAGCATACAGATATTGGGCTGAACCTGCTTTCTGAAAAAGTGGCGGTCTTTTCCCCTTGCCTTCATGGTCAGCGCAAAGCCTGCAAGTTCTCCTGCTCGCTTATCGATCTCGATCCCATAAAGGTTGTGGGTCAGGATCATTTCCGGGATCTCGGAAGGAGTGTATCCTTCTTCTTCGTAAATAGCATACAGTAAATCAAAAGCATAAACAAGCATGTGTCCTGAACCGCAGGCAGGGTCGCAAATCTTGATCTCTTCAGGAGAATTGATTTTCAAAAAATCGGTTTCCTGCTGTTCCGGTTTTACGTAATAATCCATCCGGTCAACAAGGCAGGATCCCGGACGGTTTAGCATCCAAAGGCGGCCCAGGGAATTTTCCACAAGATAACGGACAATCCAGTGAGGGGTAAAAAGCTGAGTAACAGCAGGGATGTTTTCCTTGCTGATTTTGATATTCTTCTTCAGGTCGGCAAAGACTTTGTCCTTCTTTGGAGCAATATAATCTTGGTAGATCCAGCCAATGATTTCAACTTCTTTCCAGTCCTCTTCAGGGATGATTGAATTCAGGTCGTGCAGGACAGAGCCTGTATGGAGAAGCTTGTCAGGGAAAAGGAGTTCGGTATAGTCTTCGATTTTCTCAAAGAGGAAAGGCATTATTTTGTTCAGGTAATTGCAGAGTTTGAGGATCAGGTATTTGTAAAGCTCTTCATCTTTGTTTTCGGCTTTGAGATCAAGCACTAAATCCCGGTTGAGGTCGAGAAAATCAAGTTTCAGAACGTTTGTGAGAAGGTCGGGTTCGGGTTTATTCGGATCTGTTGAGGTAAAAACTTTGATCTGGTCCGGAAGGCAGCCGTTCATCTCCATGAACTTGAGGGCTACAAGACGATTGAACCAGGTATAGGTAACTTCTTCCATGACCTGCTCGTAGCCTTTTTCCTTAATCTGCTTAACAAGCTGGGAGCGCTGGTTTTTGATTTTTGAATTAAAGACGCTGCCGTTGATGACAACTGAGTCCGGGTGCTCTTCTACGGAGTGGATTTCTTTGGGAAATATTCCATAGTGGCCTGCCTGGCTTTTTACTTCTTCATTTAACTTGTTGCGAACCTTGTTTGAGAATTCTATTATTGCTGATTTATCCATTTTTTATCCGACCCTTTCTTAGACCCTTATATTCTTTTCCTTGAGAATTTCCAATAATTTCTCTCTGAGTTCTGTAACGTACTCCTCGATATCTGCCTCGTTTTCCAGCGTTTTTCTAGACCTGAAAAATGACATATTGTTGATAACTTCCGTAGTTCTCGAAGGGACTGCCGGAGGAACCGGTTTCGTTTCTATTTCTTTTTCCCGGTCCACATGTTTTGTTCCCGGATTATCTGGAGACTCAGTATTAGTTTTATAGGGATTTTCCTGTCCTTCCCGGGAGATCCAGCTCTCTTTCCTCTTTTTCTCTTCCCGGATAGTCTGCCTTTCCAGGTCTATCTGCCTGTAAGCTTCTACCCTCTGGGAATTTATAATCTGAACCTGGCTCTGGACAAGAGCACAGTCCTCAGCGTCTTCTATCGTCCTTTCGATCACATTGAAGAGTCTAAGCACTGTTTCCTTGAAGTCGTCAGAAAAGATTCCGTCTGAAAGTTCCCTCTCAAGCTCTTTCGTAACCGCATCAAGGTTTTCTCTGATCTCTTTTTTCCGGGAAGAAAGGGCCTCCTGAATTGAAGCTTCTATTTTCTTTTCCAGCATGGGAAGCTGGCGGATCTGAGAGTAGGGTTCTTCCAGGTTCAAAATTCTGTTTACTTCCTCAATATCTGCTCTTGTTTCTTCACTGAGGAACTGGATATTTCTGGAGTAATCTCTGTACTTGTGGGCAAGCCTTCTGAATATCTCAACCTGA
This genomic interval carries:
- a CDS encoding SLATT domain-containing protein, producing MSLEHTVKQIKKIRVDALLGKKKHFNAADRKEKVNNIVGAIIVILNIFTGSVFFYLIFENDTDFAKYIGAFIAFTGALLVAVREYFNLCPQIDGHRTVASSYLDLAKKCDRINSYILDGVLSENQIIEKIEELSLEIAEINLAANSFPTNKSDYVKSLKGFQAGEELYTEEELNT
- the pglX gene encoding BREX-1 system adenine-specific DNA-methyltransferase PglX codes for the protein MDKSAIIEFSNKVRNKLNEEVKSQAGHYGIFPKEIHSVEEHPDSVVINGSVFNSKIKNQRSQLVKQIKEKGYEQVMEEVTYTWFNRLVALKFMEMNGCLPDQIKVFTSTDPNKPEPDLLTNVLKLDFLDLNRDLVLDLKAENKDEELYKYLILKLCNYLNKIMPFLFEKIEDYTELLFPDKLLHTGSVLHDLNSIIPEEDWKEVEIIGWIYQDYIAPKKDKVFADLKKNIKISKENIPAVTQLFTPHWIVRYLVENSLGRLWMLNRPGSCLVDRMDYYVKPEQQETDFLKINSPEEIKICDPACGSGHMLVYAFDLLYAIYEEEGYTPSEIPEMILTHNLYGIEIDKRAGELAGFALTMKARGKDRHFFRKQVQPNICMLENVAFEEGELNAYIDAVGRDLFTSAHRATLLQFAEAGNFGSLIHPTSKDVSDLLHLLGAKNLSGNLSQLSTHQKVMQTLNQADYLNPKYHAVIANPPYMGNKGINSDLKNFLQKYYTDTKSDLFSAFIERIMEMAQKGGFIGMMTPFNWMFLSSFEKLRHNIFAKCTLTTLVRPEFHAFFDSAYVTICGFTLFTRDLSNFKGSFIDLQKFYGADLQPLKALEAIQDPDCGWFFRASAADFLKIPGSPIAYWTSKSMRNAFSNLPPLSETFFSDGANKTGDNEKYMRFLWEVSKNTTFIENREDFKWLPCAKGGEFRRWYGNIIHLINWLPETRNHYSKDKVARLLNKKYWYKEGITWSRITSSENVGFRLLPSSATYETAGTSIFPKQNDENDIYYVLGMLSSKISKEVYKILNPTLVLQVGDVINVPRAQIKNETITNNVSYLVDFSKQDWDSYEISCGFTTFPLLKSEYHQPTLKETYTNLCTHWQEMTLEMQRLEEENNRIFIEAYGLQGELTPEIPLSEITLTCNPYYRYGNNKTEKELEALLLTDTIKELISYAVGCMFGRYSPEKEGLILANQGEKLADFKEKVPEASFLPDEDNIIPILDDEYYTDDIVGRFKEFLKLTFGAETLSENLDFIAGALSKKAETPEKVIRNYFLKDFYSDHLKMYKKRPIYWLFTSSEKGKVFNALVYMHRYEKTTLAKMRIDYLLDFESKLDAQRSLLEKEITENSKNSGKAESELAKLNKKINELVKYDELLKNKADQMIEIDLDDGVKVNYEKFKGLVAKI